A genomic stretch from Pseudomonas mendocina includes:
- a CDS encoding metal-sensing transcriptional repressor, with protein MIELTQLEHRDSLLKRLARVEGQVRGIQAMIKRGDECESIAQQFSAARKALDKAYQEMLICLAEEAILTPDHSNQDKLAQVRAIFTKYT; from the coding sequence ATGATTGAATTAACGCAGTTAGAACATCGTGACTCTCTGTTAAAGCGTCTGGCCCGCGTCGAGGGCCAGGTGCGTGGCATTCAAGCCATGATCAAGCGCGGCGATGAATGCGAGTCTATTGCTCAGCAGTTCAGCGCCGCCCGTAAGGCGCTGGATAAGGCTTATCAGGAGATGCTGATCTGCTTGGCCGAAGAGGCCATCCTCACCCCTGACCACAGTAACCAAGACAAGCTGGCGCAAGTCAGGGCCATCTTCACCAAGTACACCTAA
- a CDS encoding dihydrolipoyl dehydrogenase, with amino-acid sequence MRTEITVDVAIIGAGTAGLYALREVRRAGRSFVLIDHGPLGTTCARVGCMPSKLALHAADLWQSRLAMPAIGVANSEALQLDNAITWAALREQRDFFSNNAANKARAAAGKQLIEGRARFLEPTLLEVESAEGTHVIRAGAVIIATGSRPFIPDWLAPFADRIVTTDTLFEMAELPARIGVLGLGALGLEMGLALSRLGIEVTAAGGSSLAGIDDPQVAARAVEVFSQEMPIWLGQPASVERAEHGLVLRSGERCVTIDLLLVATGRRANTDELNLQAAGFTLQERGEPLFDPATLRLDDWPVYIAGDANGQRALMHEAADEGAIAGYNAARTTPTRFRQKTSLSIAFAKPDVATIGKRLSELEPSRIIVGSASGEANGRLRILGGERSLLNIYADSTSGLLLGASLLSIDGEHLAHQLAWAIQRGETAQSLLQMPFYHPVVEELLATALQEIAKHFTDPQGLPLGLSAEE; translated from the coding sequence ATGCGTACAGAAATCACCGTCGACGTTGCCATTATTGGTGCCGGTACAGCCGGGCTTTATGCACTGCGTGAGGTACGCCGCGCCGGGCGAAGTTTTGTCCTTATCGACCACGGCCCGCTCGGCACCACCTGCGCCAGAGTGGGTTGCATGCCCTCCAAGTTGGCGCTGCATGCAGCCGATCTATGGCAGTCACGTTTGGCCATGCCGGCCATCGGTGTGGCGAATAGCGAGGCGCTGCAGCTTGATAACGCCATAACTTGGGCAGCTCTGCGTGAGCAGCGTGATTTCTTCTCTAACAACGCCGCTAACAAAGCCCGCGCCGCGGCGGGTAAACAGCTGATCGAGGGGCGCGCACGCTTTCTTGAACCCACCTTGCTGGAAGTTGAAAGCGCTGAAGGTACGCACGTCATCCGCGCAGGCGCGGTGATTATCGCCACCGGCTCGCGCCCGTTTATCCCCGACTGGCTGGCTCCGTTTGCAGACCGGATTGTCACCACGGACACGCTGTTTGAGATGGCAGAATTGCCGGCACGCATCGGGGTGTTGGGTTTGGGCGCGCTGGGGCTGGAAATGGGTCTGGCGCTCAGCCGGCTCGGCATTGAAGTCACAGCGGCTGGCGGTTCAAGCCTGGCAGGTATTGACGACCCACAGGTGGCCGCCCGTGCAGTCGAGGTTTTCTCGCAAGAGATGCCAATCTGGCTCGGCCAACCCGCCAGCGTTGAACGTGCAGAGCATGGGCTGGTGCTGCGTTCAGGTGAGCGCTGCGTAACTATTGACCTGCTATTGGTGGCAACCGGCCGGCGCGCGAACACCGATGAGCTGAATCTGCAGGCTGCAGGTTTTACCCTGCAAGAACGTGGCGAGCCGCTGTTTGACCCGGCCACTCTGCGGCTGGACGATTGGCCGGTGTACATTGCCGGTGACGCTAACGGGCAGCGCGCTTTGATGCATGAAGCGGCTGACGAAGGTGCGATAGCCGGCTATAACGCAGCGCGGACCACTCCCACACGCTTCCGGCAAAAAACTTCGCTGTCCATCGCCTTCGCTAAACCTGATGTCGCGACCATTGGTAAACGCTTGAGCGAGCTAGAACCCAGCCGGATTATCGTTGGCAGTGCGTCGGGCGAAGCGAATGGCCGTTTGCGCATCTTGGGCGGTGAACGCAGCCTGCTGAATATTTACGCCGATAGCACCAGCGGTTTACTACTCGGCGCCTCGCTTCTCAGTATCGACGGCGAACACTTGGCGCATCAACTAGCGTGGGCCATACAGCGCGGTGAAACGGCGCAAAGCCTGCTGCAAATGCCGTTCTACCACCCTGTGGTGGAAGAGTTGCTGGCCACAGCATTGCAAGAAATCGCCAAACACTTCACTGACCCTCAAGGCTTGCCCCTTGGGCTCTCGGCCGAAGAGTGA
- a CDS encoding peroxiredoxin, producing MENSPQMSFPRLNEPAPPFTARTTSGDRSLEDYRGKWLILFSHPADFTPVCTTEFIGFAKAAPTFAEMNCELLGLSIDSLFSHLAWMRNIKEKFDVEIPFPIIEDISMKVASAYGMVHPGAADTQAVRATFFIDPNGILRAMVYYPMSNGRSIDEFVRLLQAMQTADDNSVATPENWRPGQPVIVPPPKTAEAAEKRAAEGYETVDWYFSTKTL from the coding sequence ATGGAAAATAGCCCGCAGATGAGCTTCCCTCGCCTCAACGAGCCAGCACCTCCGTTCACCGCTCGCACCACGTCTGGTGATCGTTCGCTGGAAGACTACCGTGGCAAGTGGTTAATTCTGTTCTCCCACCCGGCAGACTTCACGCCGGTGTGCACCACTGAATTTATTGGCTTTGCTAAAGCTGCGCCAACGTTCGCTGAAATGAATTGCGAGCTTCTGGGTCTGTCCATCGACAGCCTGTTTTCGCACTTGGCCTGGATGCGCAACATCAAAGAGAAGTTCGACGTCGAAATCCCCTTCCCGATCATTGAAGATATCTCCATGAAGGTGGCCAGTGCCTACGGCATGGTTCACCCGGGCGCGGCGGATACCCAAGCGGTACGGGCGACCTTTTTTATCGACCCAAACGGTATTCTGCGCGCGATGGTGTACTACCCAATGAGCAACGGCCGCAGCATTGATGAGTTCGTGCGTCTGCTACAAGCCATGCAAACAGCCGACGACAACAGCGTGGCAACTCCGGAAAACTGGCGTCCGGGCCAGCCGGTTATCGTACCGCCGCCAAAAACTGCAGAAGCTGCCGAGAAACGCGCCGCTGAAGGCTACGAAACAGTGGATTGGTACTTCTCCACTAAAACGCTGTAA
- a CDS encoding sulfurtransferase, protein MQRLLTAICLSLLTFAAHAVDLSANAQEVHKRLQQDVTQLLFIDVRDPVEIMFVGFTDDVHTNIPYLLVDRSAWDETRGTYSIAQNPNFIAEVKAALAKHGLTAQSEIITMCRSGSERGKPSADFLRANGFPNARYVVDGFQGSALKEGPQAGMRLQSGWQNVGLPWSAKMNPSKMYRP, encoded by the coding sequence ATGCAACGCCTACTGACTGCTATTTGCCTCAGCCTGCTGACCTTCGCCGCCCACGCGGTGGATCTTTCCGCCAATGCACAAGAGGTGCACAAGCGCCTGCAGCAAGACGTAACGCAACTGCTGTTTATCGATGTGCGTGACCCAGTCGAGATCATGTTTGTCGGCTTTACCGATGACGTGCACACCAACATCCCCTATCTGCTGGTTGACCGCAGCGCGTGGGATGAAACACGCGGCACTTACTCAATCGCACAGAACCCCAATTTTATTGCCGAGGTAAAAGCGGCGTTGGCCAAGCACGGCCTAACTGCCCAAAGTGAAATTATTACCATGTGCCGTTCCGGCAGTGAGCGCGGTAAGCCAAGTGCAGATTTTCTTCGCGCTAACGGCTTCCCCAATGCCCGCTACGTGGTTGATGGCTTCCAAGGCTCGGCGCTCAAAGAGGGCCCGCAAGCCGGCATGCGCCTGCAAAGCGGCTGGCAAAACGTCGGGCTGCCATGGAGCGCAAAAATGAACCCCTCCAAGATGTATCGCCCTTAA
- a CDS encoding rhodanese-like domain-containing protein, protein MKTAHDLVAAAKKRIHEIDLQEADAAIKAADVVIDVREADEFHAGHIPGAINIPRGLLEFKLSNEPELAQRDQKLVLYCKNSGRAALAACSLKEMGYLHVLSIQGGFEAWSAADKAIDTPHLPAFD, encoded by the coding sequence ATGAAAACTGCCCATGACTTGGTAGCCGCCGCTAAAAAGCGCATCCATGAAATTGACCTGCAGGAGGCTGACGCTGCTATCAAGGCGGCTGATGTAGTGATCGATGTGCGCGAAGCCGATGAATTTCACGCCGGGCACATCCCCGGTGCCATCAACATCCCCCGCGGCTTGCTGGAATTCAAACTGAGCAATGAACCTGAGCTGGCGCAACGCGACCAGAAGCTGGTGCTCTATTGCAAAAACAGCGGCCGCGCGGCGTTAGCCGCGTGCTCATTAAAAGAGATGGGCTACCTGCACGTGCTGTCAATTCAAGGTGGCTTTGAGGCGTGGAGCGCTGCCGATAAGGCTATCGACACACCGCACCTTCCTGCATTCGATTAA
- the sulP gene encoding sulfate permease yields the protein MKLSHWLPCLEWGRCYDRSSAAQDGLAALIVTLMLIPQSLAYAMLAGLPPVTGLYASILPLLAYAVFGSSRTLAVGPVAVVSLMTAAALAPLFPAGSEAYIGAAMLLALLSGLLLSSMAMLRLGFLANFLSHPVVSGFISASGILIAVGQLKHLLGISASGESLRQVIPQLWLGLPSAHWQTVLIGVFSLVWLWWARARLKPVLQRMGLSVQMAGNLAKAGPVMAIIAAITAVSLLQLEHAGVKVVGVIPQGLPGLMLPTLDIALAMQLLPAALLISLVGFVESVSVGQTLAAKRRQRIEPDNELLGLGTANLSAAFSGGFPVTGGFSRSVVNYDAGAQTPMAGVFTAAGIGLSVMLLTPLLHNLPQAVLAATIIVAVLSLVDLGSLSRTWRYSRPDGVAQLATIIGVLLIGVEAGILIGVGLSLLLFLWRTSQPHMAVVGQVPGSEHFRNIERFAVIESPNVLSLRVDESLYFPNARYLEDRIGELIANRPQVRHLVLMCSGVNLIDASALDSLEAVVERLKTANIQLHLSEVKGPVMDQLRRSSFLQHFGGQVFISQFEALKALAPQLTQQTLLPSNLRADTQPHA from the coding sequence ATGAAACTGAGCCACTGGCTGCCCTGCCTCGAGTGGGGGCGCTGTTATGACCGCAGCAGCGCGGCCCAAGACGGCCTGGCCGCACTGATCGTAACGCTGATGCTGATCCCGCAGAGCCTGGCCTACGCCATGCTCGCCGGTTTGCCGCCGGTGACGGGCCTGTATGCGAGCATTTTGCCGCTGTTGGCTTATGCCGTTTTTGGCTCCAGCCGCACCTTGGCCGTAGGCCCAGTGGCGGTGGTGTCGCTGATGACTGCCGCAGCGCTCGCGCCACTGTTCCCTGCGGGCAGCGAAGCCTATATCGGCGCGGCGATGCTGCTGGCGCTTTTGTCTGGGTTGCTGCTCAGCAGCATGGCGATGTTGCGGCTGGGCTTTTTAGCGAATTTCCTCAGTCACCCTGTCGTGTCTGGTTTTATCAGTGCCTCCGGCATTCTTATCGCTGTGGGTCAGCTTAAGCACCTGCTGGGCATCAGCGCCTCGGGTGAGAGCCTGCGGCAGGTAATCCCGCAGCTGTGGTTAGGGCTGCCGAGTGCGCACTGGCAAACCGTGCTGATCGGTGTGTTCAGCCTGGTATGGCTGTGGTGGGCGCGGGCGCGCCTAAAACCTGTTCTGCAACGGATGGGGCTGTCTGTGCAAATGGCCGGCAACTTAGCCAAGGCCGGGCCGGTGATGGCGATTATTGCCGCCATTACCGCGGTGTCACTGCTGCAACTGGAGCACGCTGGGGTGAAAGTGGTCGGGGTCATCCCACAGGGCTTACCAGGGCTTATGTTGCCCACACTGGATATCGCTTTAGCCATGCAACTGCTGCCCGCAGCGCTGTTGATCAGCTTGGTAGGTTTTGTTGAGTCGGTGTCGGTAGGCCAAACGCTCGCAGCAAAACGGCGCCAACGTATCGAGCCCGACAATGAGTTGCTCGGCTTGGGGACAGCCAATCTGAGTGCAGCCTTTAGTGGTGGCTTTCCTGTTACCGGTGGTTTTTCTCGTTCGGTGGTCAACTATGACGCCGGCGCGCAAACTCCCATGGCCGGAGTGTTCACCGCCGCCGGTATCGGCCTCAGCGTCATGCTGCTGACCCCGCTGCTGCATAACCTGCCGCAAGCCGTATTGGCCGCGACGATTATTGTCGCGGTGCTGAGTTTGGTTGACCTTGGTTCGCTGAGCCGCACCTGGCGATATTCGCGCCCTGACGGCGTCGCGCAGTTGGCGACGATTATCGGTGTGCTGTTGATCGGTGTTGAGGCTGGCATCCTGATCGGCGTGGGGCTCTCACTGTTGCTGTTTCTTTGGCGCACCAGCCAGCCGCACATGGCGGTTGTCGGCCAAGTACCGGGCAGCGAGCATTTTCGCAATATCGAGCGTTTTGCGGTTATTGAGTCGCCCAACGTGCTGTCGCTGCGGGTCGATGAAAGCCTGTACTTCCCCAACGCCCGCTACCTCGAGGATCGGATTGGCGAACTGATAGCCAATCGACCTCAAGTTCGCCATTTGGTGCTGATGTGTTCGGGCGTCAACCTGATTGATGCCAGCGCCCTTGATTCGCTGGAAGCCGTTGTTGAACGCCTAAAAACCGCCAACATTCAGCTGCACCTGTCCGAAGTTAAAGGCCCGGTGATGGATCAGCTGCGCCGCTCAAGCTTTCTCCAGCACTTTGGTGGCCAGGTGTTTATCAGCCAGTTCGAGGCCCTAAAAGCTTTAGCGCCGCAGCTTACCCAGCAGACCTTACTGCCGAGCAATCTGCGCGCCGACACCCAACCCCATGCATAA
- a CDS encoding bifunctional protein tyrosine phosphatase family protein/NAD(P)/FAD-dependent oxidoreductase, producing MDALKHLSPFIAVAGQLQPADMGTLAAAGFRSVINNRPDGEGEDQPSSAEIQTAALASGLEYFFLPVTAGQISDEQVAAFTELLGHVRGPVLAFCRTGTRSTTLWALSEARHLDPHALLKTAQNNGYDLSGLAPRLEQRWQNAPLATAQRSTPPTQRYDVVVVGGGAAGCAVTASLLRRDPHLRIAVVDPSEHHYYQPGWTLVGAGIFDRAHTERPMARCIPRGAQWICAAVAGFEPEQQCAVLEDGNRIGYRALIVCPGLSLHWDAVEGLKETLGQNGVTSNYQFELAPYTWQLVQNLRKGNALFTQPPMPIKCAGAPQKALYLSCDWWQKQGVLPDIDVEFCTAGAVLFGVPTFVPPLMKYIERYNAQLHFNTTLTAVDGPARKAWFNQVDTAGNSQTIEKSFDILHAVPSQRAPEFIRQSSLVNAEGWVEADAETLRHPRFGNIFSLGDVCASPNAKTAAAVRKQAPVVAENVISVLAGKGPRALYDGYGSCPLTVERGKVLLAEFGYGGKLLPTFPLDPAIPRRLAWELKVKLMPSIYFDMMLHGREWLAAPKRLQHEPAAVQAAAACDFGKDQAK from the coding sequence ATGGATGCACTAAAACACCTCAGCCCGTTTATCGCCGTCGCTGGGCAGTTGCAACCAGCAGACATGGGCACACTCGCCGCGGCAGGGTTTCGCAGCGTGATAAATAACCGCCCCGACGGCGAAGGTGAAGACCAACCCAGCTCAGCCGAAATTCAAACGGCAGCGCTGGCGAGTGGCCTTGAATACTTCTTCCTGCCAGTGACGGCGGGGCAGATCAGCGATGAACAGGTGGCGGCTTTTACTGAGCTGCTCGGCCACGTGCGCGGCCCGGTGCTGGCGTTCTGTCGCACCGGCACACGCTCCACAACGCTGTGGGCATTGAGTGAAGCGCGCCACTTAGACCCGCACGCGCTGCTTAAAACGGCGCAGAACAACGGCTATGACCTCAGCGGCCTGGCGCCGCGCTTAGAGCAGCGTTGGCAGAATGCCCCCCTCGCCACAGCGCAACGCAGCACGCCGCCTACCCAGCGCTATGACGTGGTGGTGGTTGGCGGTGGCGCCGCCGGTTGCGCGGTGACGGCCAGCCTGCTACGGCGAGACCCGCACTTGCGAATCGCCGTAGTCGATCCAAGTGAACATCACTACTACCAACCTGGCTGGACGCTAGTTGGCGCTGGTATTTTTGACCGAGCCCACACCGAACGGCCGATGGCCCGTTGCATTCCCCGAGGTGCGCAATGGATTTGCGCCGCAGTGGCCGGCTTTGAGCCCGAGCAGCAATGTGCGGTGCTTGAAGACGGCAACCGGATTGGCTACCGCGCCCTGATCGTCTGCCCCGGTTTAAGCCTGCACTGGGATGCCGTCGAAGGCCTCAAAGAGACGCTGGGGCAGAACGGCGTCACCTCCAATTATCAATTTGAGCTGGCGCCCTACACCTGGCAACTGGTGCAAAATTTACGCAAAGGCAACGCGCTGTTTACCCAGCCTCCAATGCCGATCAAGTGCGCCGGTGCGCCGCAGAAGGCGCTATACCTGTCGTGTGACTGGTGGCAAAAACAAGGGGTACTGCCTGACATTGACGTCGAGTTTTGCACCGCTGGTGCGGTGTTATTCGGCGTGCCGACCTTCGTTCCGCCGCTGATGAAATACATCGAGCGCTACAACGCCCAGCTTCACTTCAACACCACCCTAACGGCAGTGGACGGCCCGGCGCGCAAAGCATGGTTTAACCAGGTGGATACGGCAGGCAACAGCCAAACCATCGAAAAATCCTTTGACATACTGCACGCCGTGCCGTCCCAACGCGCGCCTGAGTTTATTCGCCAAAGCTCTTTGGTTAATGCCGAGGGCTGGGTTGAGGCAGACGCAGAAACCCTGCGCCATCCGCGCTTCGGCAATATCTTCAGCTTGGGTGACGTTTGTGCATCACCCAACGCCAAAACCGCTGCCGCGGTGCGCAAGCAAGCGCCGGTGGTCGCGGAAAACGTGATCTCTGTTCTCGCCGGAAAAGGGCCACGCGCGCTGTACGACGGTTACGGCTCATGCCCGCTGACGGTTGAGCGTGGCAAAGTGCTACTGGCGGAGTTTGGCTACGGCGGCAAACTGCTGCCTACCTTCCCGTTAGACCCCGCCATACCGCGCCGCTTGGCTTGGGAGCTGAAAGTTAAGCTGATGCCCAGCATCTACTTCGACATGATGCTACACGGCCGTGAATGGCTGGCCGCACCCAAACGTTTGCAGCATGAACCCGCTGCCGTTCAAGCAGCAGCGGCCTGTGATTTTGGAAAGGATCAGGCCAAATGA
- a CDS encoding MBL fold metallo-hydrolase — MQVNVEAFFDPATFTYSYVVIDPSSQRCAIIDSVLDYDPASGRTSFASADRMIAFVKEHDLKVDWLLETHVHADHLSAAPYLQRELGGQLAIGENITVVQDTFGKLFNAGTEFATDGRQFDHLFKDGDTFQIGNIAAQAMHTPGHTPACMTYLIGDAGFVGDTLFMPDYGTARCDFPGGDARTLFQSIRKLFTLPGSTRLFMCHDYKAPGRDDFRNQTTVAEERAHNVHVHEGIDEASFVAMRSSRDATLSMPTLILPAVQINMRAGQLPPAEDNGTRYLKIPLDVL; from the coding sequence ATGCAAGTCAATGTCGAAGCGTTTTTTGACCCCGCCACGTTCACCTACAGCTATGTAGTAATCGACCCCAGCAGCCAGCGCTGCGCCATTATTGACTCGGTGTTGGATTATGACCCGGCCTCCGGGCGCACTTCCTTCGCCAGCGCTGATCGGATGATCGCGTTCGTTAAAGAGCATGACTTAAAGGTGGATTGGCTGCTAGAAACCCATGTGCATGCAGACCACCTCTCGGCTGCGCCCTACCTGCAACGCGAACTGGGCGGCCAGTTGGCGATTGGTGAAAACATCACCGTAGTGCAAGACACATTCGGCAAGTTGTTCAACGCCGGCACCGAGTTCGCCACCGATGGTCGCCAGTTCGACCACCTGTTTAAAGATGGCGATACCTTTCAAATAGGCAACATCGCTGCCCAAGCCATGCACACCCCGGGGCACACGCCGGCCTGTATGACCTACCTGATCGGCGATGCCGGCTTTGTGGGTGATACGCTGTTTATGCCGGATTACGGTACGGCGCGGTGCGACTTCCCCGGTGGCGATGCGCGCACCTTGTTCCAATCAATTCGCAAGCTGTTCACCTTGCCGGGTAGCACTCGTCTGTTTATGTGCCACGACTACAAGGCACCGGGGCGCGATGATTTCCGCAACCAAACGACCGTTGCCGAAGAGCGCGCGCACAACGTGCATGTGCATGAGGGCATTGATGAAGCCAGCTTTGTCGCCATGCGTAGCAGCCGTGATGCGACGCTGAGCATGCCCACGCTGATTCTCCCGGCGGTGCAAATAAACATGCGCGCGGGGCAACTGCCACCCGCCGAAGACAATGGCACTCGCTACTTGAAAATCCCCCTCGACGTGCTCTGA